Proteins from a single region of Gossypium arboreum isolate Shixiya-1 chromosome 1, ASM2569848v2, whole genome shotgun sequence:
- the LOC108486464 gene encoding uncharacterized protein LOC108486464 isoform X1 — translation MSAGSTISKKIKEEAVEEEETANGEDDNSIAEQEEALVALIEHRTKEVEHLGQRISYYKSQLDQAEKRLQDSQSKLARLRGRHNTAFSNASLATKSVKVEQKSISPECINGGSKTKQQPRTELVIPSVNPKFSQPIKPAGSSAKTTIGLEANAASSRAVKVKAETCHRNSSNAEVVEKKDRGAKRKFEQREHKELIPLVRSSSTPTTIGSYSSNHISSQHKRKLRSLSVCPVNDQLFVTSALDGLVNLWQIQARGSSASFLSSTDCGSSGERRWPEDIAWHPYGNSLFCVYTADAGDSQISILNLNKTQGRGRLTYLEDKPHVKGIINSIIFMPWEKNCFVTGGSDHAVVLWNEKDEDIWKPKSLHRNLHSSAVMGVAGMQQKNVILSAGADKRIIGFDVHVGRADYKHQIESKCMSVLPNPCDFNLFMVQTGAHERQLRLYDIRLRHTELHSFGWKQESSDSQSALINQAWSPDGLYLSSGSADPVIHIFDIRYNARRPSQSIRAHQKRVFKAVWHYSLPLLISISSDLQIGLHKR, via the exons ATGAGCGCGGGTTCAACGATTTCGaagaaaataaaggaagaagcagttgaagaagaagaaacagCCAATGGAGAAGACGATAACTCCATAGCTGAGCAAGAAGAAGCATTGGTGGCTTTGATCGAGCATCGCACCAAAGAAGTAGAACACCTTGGCCAACGTATCTCCTATTACAAATCTCAG CTTGATCAAGCAGAGAAGAGGCTGCAAGATTCACAATCTAAATTGGCTCGCCTTCGAGGACGACATAATACAGCATTTTCTAATGCTTCTCTGGCAACTAAAAGTGTGAAGGTGGAGCAGAAATCAATAAGTCCCGAATGTATAAATGGAGGTTCTAAAACAAAGCAGCAGCCAAGAACTGAACTTGTAATCCCTTCTGTCAATCCGAAGTTTTCACAACCCATAAAACCGGCAGGTTCAAGTGCAAAGACTACCATTGGTCTTGAAGCAAATGCTGCCTCTAGTAGAGCTGTAAAAGTAAAAGCTGAGACATGTCATAGAAATTCTTCCAATGCCGAGGTTGTTGAGAAGAAAGATAGAGGGGCTAAAAGGAAGTTTG AACAAAGAGAGCACAAAGAGTTGATTCCCTTGGTACGAAGCAGCTCGACACCGACCACAATTGGCTCGTACTCAAGCAATCACATATCTAGTCAGCACAAAAGAAAGCTGAGAAGTCTGTCTGTGTGTCCAGTGAATGACCAGCTCTTCGTGACCAG TGCTTTGGATGGATTAGTCAATTTGTGGCAAATACAGGCTAGAGG GTCATCGGCCTCTTTTCTTAGTAGCACAGACTGTGGATCCTCAGGGGAGAGAAGGTGGCCAGAAGATATTGCTTGGCATCCATATGGAAACAGCCTTTTTTGTGTATACACTGCGGATGCTGGGGATTCTCAGATATCAATACTAAATCTGAACAAAACACAAGGG AGAGGCCGTCTAACTTACTTAGAGGATAAGCCTCATGTTAAAGGTATCATTAACAGCATAATTTTCATGCCCTGGGAAAAAAACTGTTTTGTCACTGGGGGTAGCGATCATGCAGTGGTGCTTTGGAATGAGAAAGATGAGGATATATGGAAGCCAAAATCCTTACATCGGAATCTGCATTCTTCTGCTGTCATGGGAGTTGCAGGGATGCAGCAAAAAAATGTTATATTGTCAGCTGGGGCGGACAAAAGAATTATTGGGTTCGATGTGCATGTTGGAAGAGCAGACTACAAGCACCAAATAGAAAGTAAATGCATGAGTGTTCTACCAAACCCTTGTGACTTCAACCTATTCATGGTTCAAACTGG GGCCCACGAGAGGCAGCTTCGGCTCTATGATATTAGATTGAGGCATACCGAACTGCATTCTTTTGGGTGGAAACAAGAAAGTAGTGACTCACAATCAGCTTTGATAAATCAAGCTTGGTCTCCTGATGGTTTATACCTCTCATCTGGTTCAGCAGACCCTGTTATCCACATATTTGATATTAGGTACAATGCCCGGAGGCCATCCCAGTCGATAAGAGCTCATCAGAAACGAGTTTTTAAAGCTGTATGGCATTACTCTTTACCACTTCTCATTTCCATATCTTCTGATCTACAAATTGGACTGCACAAGAGGTAG
- the LOC108486464 gene encoding uncharacterized protein LOC108486464 isoform X2 — MSAGSTISKKIKEEAVEEEETANGEDDNSIAEQEEALVALIEHRTKEVEHLGQRISYYKSQLDQAEKRLQDSQSKLARLRGRHNTAFSNASLATKSVKVEQKSISPECINGGSKTKQQPRTELVIPSVNPKFSQPIKPAGSSAKTTIGLEANAASSRAVKVKAETCHRNSSNAEVVEKKDRGAKRKFEQREHKELIPLVRSSSTPTTIGSYSSNHISSQHKRKLRSLSVCPVNDQLFVTSALDGLVNLWQIQARGSSASFLSSTDCGSSGERRWPEDIAWHPYGNSLFCVYTADAGDSQISILNLNKTQGRGRLTYLEDKPHVKVVLWNEKDEDIWKPKSLHRNLHSSAVMGVAGMQQKNVILSAGADKRIIGFDVHVGRADYKHQIESKCMSVLPNPCDFNLFMVQTGAHERQLRLYDIRLRHTELHSFGWKQESSDSQSALINQAWSPDGLYLSSGSADPVIHIFDIRYNARRPSQSIRAHQKRVFKAVWHYSLPLLISISSDLQIGLHKR, encoded by the exons ATGAGCGCGGGTTCAACGATTTCGaagaaaataaaggaagaagcagttgaagaagaagaaacagCCAATGGAGAAGACGATAACTCCATAGCTGAGCAAGAAGAAGCATTGGTGGCTTTGATCGAGCATCGCACCAAAGAAGTAGAACACCTTGGCCAACGTATCTCCTATTACAAATCTCAG CTTGATCAAGCAGAGAAGAGGCTGCAAGATTCACAATCTAAATTGGCTCGCCTTCGAGGACGACATAATACAGCATTTTCTAATGCTTCTCTGGCAACTAAAAGTGTGAAGGTGGAGCAGAAATCAATAAGTCCCGAATGTATAAATGGAGGTTCTAAAACAAAGCAGCAGCCAAGAACTGAACTTGTAATCCCTTCTGTCAATCCGAAGTTTTCACAACCCATAAAACCGGCAGGTTCAAGTGCAAAGACTACCATTGGTCTTGAAGCAAATGCTGCCTCTAGTAGAGCTGTAAAAGTAAAAGCTGAGACATGTCATAGAAATTCTTCCAATGCCGAGGTTGTTGAGAAGAAAGATAGAGGGGCTAAAAGGAAGTTTG AACAAAGAGAGCACAAAGAGTTGATTCCCTTGGTACGAAGCAGCTCGACACCGACCACAATTGGCTCGTACTCAAGCAATCACATATCTAGTCAGCACAAAAGAAAGCTGAGAAGTCTGTCTGTGTGTCCAGTGAATGACCAGCTCTTCGTGACCAG TGCTTTGGATGGATTAGTCAATTTGTGGCAAATACAGGCTAGAGG GTCATCGGCCTCTTTTCTTAGTAGCACAGACTGTGGATCCTCAGGGGAGAGAAGGTGGCCAGAAGATATTGCTTGGCATCCATATGGAAACAGCCTTTTTTGTGTATACACTGCGGATGCTGGGGATTCTCAGATATCAATACTAAATCTGAACAAAACACAAGGG AGAGGCCGTCTAACTTACTTAGAGGATAAGCCTCATGTTAAAG TGGTGCTTTGGAATGAGAAAGATGAGGATATATGGAAGCCAAAATCCTTACATCGGAATCTGCATTCTTCTGCTGTCATGGGAGTTGCAGGGATGCAGCAAAAAAATGTTATATTGTCAGCTGGGGCGGACAAAAGAATTATTGGGTTCGATGTGCATGTTGGAAGAGCAGACTACAAGCACCAAATAGAAAGTAAATGCATGAGTGTTCTACCAAACCCTTGTGACTTCAACCTATTCATGGTTCAAACTGG GGCCCACGAGAGGCAGCTTCGGCTCTATGATATTAGATTGAGGCATACCGAACTGCATTCTTTTGGGTGGAAACAAGAAAGTAGTGACTCACAATCAGCTTTGATAAATCAAGCTTGGTCTCCTGATGGTTTATACCTCTCATCTGGTTCAGCAGACCCTGTTATCCACATATTTGATATTAGGTACAATGCCCGGAGGCCATCCCAGTCGATAAGAGCTCATCAGAAACGAGTTTTTAAAGCTGTATGGCATTACTCTTTACCACTTCTCATTTCCATATCTTCTGATCTACAAATTGGACTGCACAAGAGGTAG
- the LOC108486464 gene encoding uncharacterized protein LOC108486464 isoform X3 translates to MSAGSTISKKIKEEAVEEEETANGEDDNSIAEQEEALVALIEHRTKEVEHLGQRISYYKSQLDQAEKRLQDSQSKLARLRGRHNTAFSNASLATKSVKVEQKSISPECINGGSKTKQQPRTELVIPSVNPKFSQPIKPAGSSAKTTIGLEANAASSRAVKVKAETCHRNSSNAEVVEKKDRGAKRKFEQREHKELIPLVRSSSTPTTIGSYSSNHISSQHKRKLRSLSVCPVNDQLFVTSALDGLVNLWQIQARGSSASFLSSTDCGSSGERRWPEDIAWHPYGNSLFCVYTADAGDSQISILNLNKTQGRGRLTYLEDKPHVKGIINSIIFMPWEKNCFVTGGSDHAVVLWNEKDEDIWKPKSLHRNLHSSAVMGVAGMQQKNVILSAGADKRIIGFDVHVGRADYKHQIESKCMSVLPNPCDFNLFMVQTGNGIFSTVTDGSSSI, encoded by the exons ATGAGCGCGGGTTCAACGATTTCGaagaaaataaaggaagaagcagttgaagaagaagaaacagCCAATGGAGAAGACGATAACTCCATAGCTGAGCAAGAAGAAGCATTGGTGGCTTTGATCGAGCATCGCACCAAAGAAGTAGAACACCTTGGCCAACGTATCTCCTATTACAAATCTCAG CTTGATCAAGCAGAGAAGAGGCTGCAAGATTCACAATCTAAATTGGCTCGCCTTCGAGGACGACATAATACAGCATTTTCTAATGCTTCTCTGGCAACTAAAAGTGTGAAGGTGGAGCAGAAATCAATAAGTCCCGAATGTATAAATGGAGGTTCTAAAACAAAGCAGCAGCCAAGAACTGAACTTGTAATCCCTTCTGTCAATCCGAAGTTTTCACAACCCATAAAACCGGCAGGTTCAAGTGCAAAGACTACCATTGGTCTTGAAGCAAATGCTGCCTCTAGTAGAGCTGTAAAAGTAAAAGCTGAGACATGTCATAGAAATTCTTCCAATGCCGAGGTTGTTGAGAAGAAAGATAGAGGGGCTAAAAGGAAGTTTG AACAAAGAGAGCACAAAGAGTTGATTCCCTTGGTACGAAGCAGCTCGACACCGACCACAATTGGCTCGTACTCAAGCAATCACATATCTAGTCAGCACAAAAGAAAGCTGAGAAGTCTGTCTGTGTGTCCAGTGAATGACCAGCTCTTCGTGACCAG TGCTTTGGATGGATTAGTCAATTTGTGGCAAATACAGGCTAGAGG GTCATCGGCCTCTTTTCTTAGTAGCACAGACTGTGGATCCTCAGGGGAGAGAAGGTGGCCAGAAGATATTGCTTGGCATCCATATGGAAACAGCCTTTTTTGTGTATACACTGCGGATGCTGGGGATTCTCAGATATCAATACTAAATCTGAACAAAACACAAGGG AGAGGCCGTCTAACTTACTTAGAGGATAAGCCTCATGTTAAAGGTATCATTAACAGCATAATTTTCATGCCCTGGGAAAAAAACTGTTTTGTCACTGGGGGTAGCGATCATGCAGTGGTGCTTTGGAATGAGAAAGATGAGGATATATGGAAGCCAAAATCCTTACATCGGAATCTGCATTCTTCTGCTGTCATGGGAGTTGCAGGGATGCAGCAAAAAAATGTTATATTGTCAGCTGGGGCGGACAAAAGAATTATTGGGTTCGATGTGCATGTTGGAAGAGCAGACTACAAGCACCAAATAGAAAGTAAATGCATGAGTGTTCTACCAAACCCTTGTGACTTCAACCTATTCATGGTTCAAACTGG